From a single Pseudomonas cremoricolorata genomic region:
- a CDS encoding cobyrinate a,c-diamide synthase yields the protein MSDRRACPAVLIAAPASGQGKTTVTAALARLHRNLGRRVRVFKCGPDFLDPMILERASGAPVYQLDMWMIGEAESRRLLWQAAGEADLILIEGVMGLFDGTPSSADLARHFGVPVLAVIDGTAMAQTFGALALGLARYQPDLPFAGVLANRVGSLRHAQLLEGSLSEGLRWYGGLSRERGIELPSRHLGLVQASELNDLDARLDAAAQALGESCDAALPPAVTFAAPQPAPVTPSLAGVRIGVARDEAFAFLYGANLELLRAQGAELVFFSPLHDARLPEVDSLYLPGGYPELHHQALAANATMLAAIRQHHAQGKPLLAECGGMLYLLDGLTDVDGQRAELLGLLPGEASMQKRLAALALQAVELPEGTLRGHTYHHSLTTTEHTPIARGLSPNGGRGNEAVYRLGRLTASYVHFYFPSSPEAAAALLRP from the coding sequence GTGAGTGACCGCCGTGCCTGCCCGGCGGTGCTGATCGCCGCCCCGGCCTCGGGCCAGGGCAAGACCACCGTCACCGCCGCCCTGGCGCGGCTACACCGCAACCTCGGCCGCCGCGTACGGGTGTTCAAGTGTGGCCCGGACTTTCTTGACCCGATGATCCTCGAACGCGCCAGCGGTGCGCCGGTGTACCAACTCGACATGTGGATGATCGGCGAGGCCGAGAGTCGGCGCTTGCTGTGGCAAGCCGCCGGGGAAGCCGACCTGATTCTCATCGAAGGGGTCATGGGCCTGTTCGATGGCACGCCGTCCAGTGCCGATCTTGCGCGTCACTTCGGTGTGCCGGTGCTGGCGGTGATCGACGGCACCGCCATGGCGCAGACTTTCGGTGCGCTGGCCCTGGGCCTGGCCCGCTACCAGCCTGACCTGCCGTTCGCCGGGGTGCTGGCCAACCGGGTTGGGAGCCTGCGTCACGCGCAGTTGCTCGAAGGCAGCTTGAGCGAGGGCCTGCGCTGGTACGGCGGTTTGTCCCGCGAGCGCGGTATCGAGCTGCCCAGTCGCCATCTGGGACTGGTCCAGGCCAGCGAGCTGAACGACCTCGATGCGCGGCTTGATGCGGCCGCCCAGGCCCTGGGCGAGAGCTGCGATGCGGCCCTGCCGCCGGCAGTGACCTTCGCTGCGCCACAACCGGCGCCCGTCACCCCGAGCCTTGCCGGCGTGCGCATCGGCGTGGCGCGCGACGAAGCCTTCGCCTTCCTCTACGGCGCCAACCTCGAGCTGCTCCGCGCCCAGGGTGCCGAGCTGGTGTTCTTCTCGCCGTTGCACGATGCCCGGTTGCCCGAAGTCGACAGCCTGTACCTGCCCGGTGGCTACCCCGAACTGCACCACCAGGCGCTGGCGGCGAACGCAACGATGCTGGCCGCCATTCGCCAGCACCACGCTCAAGGCAAACCGCTGCTGGCTGAATGCGGCGGCATGCTCTACCTGCTCGACGGCCTGACCGATGTCGACGGTCAGCGCGCCGAGCTGCTCGGCCTGCTGCCCGGCGAGGCGAGCATGCAAAAGCGCCTGGCCGCGTTGGCCTTGCAGGCGGTCGAGTTGCCCGAAGGCACCTTGCGCGGGCACACCTATCATCACTCGCTGACCACCACCGAACACACGCCCATCGCCCGTGGCCTTAGCCCCAATGGCGGGCGCGGCAACGAGGCGGTGTATCGGCTGGGGCGGCTGACGGCCTCGTACGTGCACTTTTATTTCCCTTCCAGTCCCGAGGCGGCGGCGGCGCTGTTGCGACCATGA
- the bluB gene encoding 5,6-dimethylbenzimidazole synthase has translation MSEHAFSMTERAAVYRAIGERRDMRHFAGGEVAPELLRRLLGAAHQAPSVGLMQPWRFIRITRRELRGAIQGLVEQERLRTADALGERSDDFMQLKVEGIQDCAELLVAALMDQREAHIFGRRTLPEMDLASLACAIQNLWLAARAEGLGMGWVSLFDPQALGQLLGMPSGAKAVAVLCLGPVKAFYEAPMLVQEQWAEERPLDDMLFENAWERRP, from the coding sequence ATGAGCGAACATGCCTTTTCCATGACCGAACGCGCTGCGGTGTACCGCGCCATCGGCGAGCGCCGCGACATGCGCCACTTCGCCGGCGGTGAAGTCGCCCCCGAGCTGCTGCGCCGTCTGCTCGGCGCTGCACACCAGGCCCCCAGCGTCGGCCTGATGCAGCCGTGGCGCTTCATTCGTATTACCCGCCGCGAGCTGCGCGGCGCTATCCAGGGGCTGGTCGAGCAGGAGCGCCTACGCACCGCCGACGCCCTGGGCGAGCGCTCCGATGATTTCATGCAGCTCAAGGTCGAAGGCATCCAGGACTGCGCCGAGTTGCTGGTGGCGGCGCTGATGGATCAGCGTGAAGCGCACATCTTCGGCCGCCGTACCTTGCCGGAAATGGACCTCGCCTCACTGGCCTGTGCCATCCAGAACCTGTGGCTGGCGGCCCGCGCCGAAGGCCTGGGGATGGGCTGGGTGTCGCTGTTCGACCCACAGGCACTGGGCCAGCTGCTGGGCATGCCGAGCGGTGCCAAGGCGGTGGCGGTGCTGTGCCTGGGGCCGGTCAAGGCCTTCTACGAGGCGCCGATGCTGGTGCAGGAACAGTGGGCCGAAGAACGCCCGCTGGATGACATGCTGTTCGAAAATGCCTGGGAGCGACGCCCATGA
- the cbiB gene encoding adenosylcobinamide-phosphate synthase CbiB produces MSLALLCVAGVALDALFGEPQRRHPLVAFGNFANAVERRLNAGGRGWRSHGVSAWFITVVPLTVLALLLSWLPLIGWLVDALALYCALGMRSLGEHVLPVAQALRQGDLAEARRRVGYLVSRETAELDEPAVARAATESVLENGSDAVFATLFWFVVAGAPGVVLYRLSNTLDAMWGYRNARFERFGWAAARIDDGLNYVPARLVALTYALLGKTRLALRCWRRQAPLWDSPNAGPVMAAGAGALGVELGGPAVYHGELHERPRLGEGPVADAQAIERGWGLVQRGVWLWLLVICVGAYLNA; encoded by the coding sequence ATGAGCCTGGCCTTGCTATGTGTGGCCGGGGTTGCTCTGGATGCGCTGTTCGGCGAGCCACAGCGACGTCATCCGCTGGTGGCCTTCGGCAATTTTGCCAATGCCGTCGAGCGTCGCCTGAACGCCGGCGGCCGCGGTTGGCGCAGCCATGGCGTCAGCGCCTGGTTCATCACGGTGGTACCGCTGACCGTGCTGGCGCTGCTGCTGTCATGGTTGCCGCTGATCGGCTGGCTGGTCGATGCCCTGGCGCTGTACTGCGCCCTGGGCATGCGCAGCCTGGGCGAGCATGTGCTGCCGGTGGCCCAGGCCCTGCGCCAGGGTGATCTGGCTGAGGCGCGGCGCCGCGTCGGCTACCTGGTCAGCCGTGAAACCGCCGAGCTGGATGAGCCGGCCGTGGCCCGCGCGGCCACCGAGTCGGTGCTGGAGAACGGCAGCGATGCAGTGTTCGCCACCTTGTTCTGGTTCGTCGTCGCCGGCGCGCCGGGGGTGGTGCTGTACCGCTTGAGCAATACCCTCGATGCCATGTGGGGTTACCGCAACGCCCGCTTCGAGCGCTTCGGCTGGGCCGCAGCGCGCATCGACGATGGCCTCAACTATGTACCGGCGCGGCTGGTGGCGCTGACCTACGCGCTGCTCGGCAAGACGCGCCTGGCGCTGCGCTGCTGGCGACGTCAGGCGCCGCTGTGGGACAGCCCCAACGCGGGCCCGGTGATGGCCGCCGGGGCCGGTGCGCTGGGCGTCGAGCTGGGCGGCCCGGCGGTGTACCACGGCGAGCTGCATGAGCGCCCGCGCTTGGGCGAAGGGCCGGTGGCCGATGCCCAAGCCATCGAGCGCGGCTGGGGCCTGGTGCAGCGCGGCGTCTGGCTGTGGCTGCTGGTGATCTGCGTGGGGGCGTACCTGAATGCTTGA
- the cobD gene encoding threonine-phosphate decarboxylase CobD, with amino-acid sequence MLEHGGRLLRASQYYGIERREWLDLSSGIAPWAFAIPAIPADAWARLPENEDGLEQAARRYYDAAQLLPVAGSQAAIQALPLLRGRSRVGVLSPCYAEHPHAWRRAGHSLLELDDSQVEAALDTLDVLVLVNPNNPTGRVLTRQRLLDWHARLAARGGWLVVDEAFIDNQPLHSLADCTARAGLIVLRSFGKFFGLAGVRLGFVLAEAALLQRLADYLGPWTVAGPTRVLGQACLNDRAAQAAQTTRCAAASARLATLLGDAGLAPSGGCDLFQYLRMPEAAHLHDFLARRGILVRLFQQPAALRFGLPPSAADEQRLAEALAAYHKDFA; translated from the coding sequence ATGCTTGAACACGGTGGACGGCTGCTGCGCGCCAGCCAGTATTACGGCATCGAGCGTCGCGAATGGCTGGATCTGTCGAGCGGCATCGCCCCCTGGGCCTTTGCCATACCTGCAATTCCCGCCGATGCCTGGGCACGCCTACCCGAGAACGAGGACGGCCTCGAACAGGCCGCACGCCGCTATTACGACGCTGCCCAGCTGCTGCCGGTGGCCGGCTCGCAGGCGGCGATCCAGGCCTTGCCGCTGCTGCGCGGACGCAGCCGGGTCGGCGTGCTCAGCCCGTGCTATGCCGAGCATCCACATGCCTGGCGACGTGCCGGGCACAGCCTGCTGGAGCTGGACGACAGCCAGGTCGAGGCGGCGCTGGATACCCTCGATGTGCTGGTGCTGGTCAACCCCAACAACCCCACCGGGCGTGTGCTGACCCGTCAGCGCCTGCTCGATTGGCACGCGCGGCTGGCGGCTCGCGGGGGCTGGCTGGTGGTCGATGAAGCGTTCATCGACAACCAGCCGCTGCACAGCCTGGCGGACTGCACCGCGCGTGCGGGGCTGATCGTGTTGCGCTCGTTCGGCAAGTTCTTCGGCCTGGCCGGGGTGCGCTTGGGCTTCGTTCTCGCCGAGGCTGCGCTGCTGCAGCGTCTGGCCGACTACCTGGGGCCGTGGACCGTCGCCGGGCCGACCCGGGTGCTCGGCCAGGCCTGCCTGAACGACCGCGCCGCCCAGGCCGCTCAGACTACCCGCTGCGCGGCTGCCAGTGCGCGGTTGGCGACGCTGCTGGGTGATGCGGGCCTGGCGCCGAGCGGTGGCTGCGACCTGTTCCAGTACCTGCGCATGCCCGAGGCTGCGCACCTGCATGACTTTCTCGCCCGCCGCGGCATTCTCGTGCGCCTGTTCCAGCAGCCCGCTGCGCTGCGCTTCGGCCTGCCGCCCAGCGCTGCCGATGAACAGCGCCTGGCCGAGGCTCTGGCCGCCTATCACAAGGACTTTGCATGA
- the cobO gene encoding cob(I)yrinic acid a,c-diamide adenosyltransferase, translating to MSESPERDERHLARMLRKKAIIDERIANSPNECGLLLVLSGNGKGKSSSAFGMLARAMGHDMRCGVVQFIKGRNSTGEELFFRRFPEQVSYHVMGEGFTWETQDRQRDIAAAEAAWAVSRQLLQDPAVQFVVLDELNIALKHGYLDLEQVLNDLQARPPMQHVIVTGRGARPELIELADTVTEMGMLKHAFQAGIRAQKGVEL from the coding sequence ATGAGCGAATCCCCAGAGCGCGACGAACGCCACCTGGCGCGGATGCTGCGCAAGAAAGCCATCATCGACGAGCGCATTGCCAACTCGCCCAATGAATGCGGCCTGCTGCTGGTGCTCAGCGGCAACGGCAAGGGCAAGAGCAGCTCGGCCTTCGGCATGCTCGCCCGGGCCATGGGCCATGACATGCGCTGCGGCGTTGTGCAGTTCATCAAGGGCCGCAACAGCACCGGTGAAGAGCTGTTCTTCCGGCGCTTCCCCGAGCAGGTCAGCTACCACGTGATGGGCGAGGGCTTCACCTGGGAAACCCAGGACCGCCAGCGCGATATCGCCGCCGCCGAAGCCGCCTGGGCGGTGTCGCGGCAGTTGCTGCAAGACCCGGCCGTACAGTTCGTGGTGCTCGATGAGCTGAACATTGCCCTCAAGCATGGCTACCTCGACCTTGAGCAGGTGCTCAACGACCTGCAGGCGCGCCCGCCGATGCAGCACGTGATCGTCACCGGCCGCGGCGCCAGGCCCGAGCTGATCGAGCTGGCCGACACCGTCACCGAGATGGGCATGCTCAAGCACGCCTTCCAGGCCGGTATCCGCGCGCAGAAGGGCGTGGAACTGTGA
- a CDS encoding PQQ-dependent sugar dehydrogenase — MFPLRIGVLLAIGASLVACGETARLSVADGTGPNPNLPPPNKTLIPTLNIAPAIGWSDGGKPTAAPGTQVQAFADDLDHPRWLYVLPNGDVLVAETNAPPKPDDSSGIRGWVMEKVMKRAGAGVPSANRITLLRDADHDGVAEIRTTFVEGLNSPFGMALVGNDFYVADTDKLLHFRYADNAMQLRDPGEKVVDLPGGPLNHHWTKNILASRDGKKLYVTVGSNSNVGENGLEQEQGRAAIWEVDLASKQQRLFATGLRNPNGMDWEPHTGALWTAVNERDEIGSDLVPDYITSVKDGAFYGWPYSYYGQHVDVRVTPQDPAKVASAIAPDYAVGPHTASLGLAFARPGMLPAPFDKGVFIGQHGSWNRKPLSGYKVLFVPFGNDGKPQGEPRDLLSGFVNDQGKAMGRPVGVANDKHGGVLVADDVGNVIWRVTAAKP; from the coding sequence ATGTTCCCATTGCGTATCGGTGTACTGCTGGCCATCGGCGCCAGCCTGGTGGCCTGCGGCGAAACTGCCAGGCTGAGCGTCGCCGACGGCACCGGCCCCAACCCCAACCTGCCGCCGCCGAACAAGACCCTCATCCCTACCCTGAACATCGCCCCGGCGATTGGCTGGTCGGACGGTGGCAAGCCCACTGCCGCCCCTGGCACCCAGGTGCAGGCCTTCGCCGACGACCTCGACCACCCGCGCTGGCTGTACGTTTTGCCTAATGGCGACGTGCTGGTAGCGGAAACCAACGCGCCACCCAAGCCAGACGACAGCAGCGGCATCCGCGGCTGGGTCATGGAGAAGGTCATGAAGCGTGCTGGCGCGGGCGTGCCCAGCGCCAATCGCATCACGCTGCTGCGCGACGCCGACCACGACGGCGTGGCGGAAATTCGCACGACCTTCGTCGAGGGCTTGAACTCGCCGTTCGGCATGGCCCTGGTGGGCAATGACTTCTACGTTGCCGATACCGACAAGCTGCTGCATTTCCGCTACGCCGACAACGCCATGCAATTACGCGACCCAGGCGAGAAGGTCGTCGATCTGCCAGGCGGGCCGCTCAACCACCACTGGACCAAGAACATTCTCGCCAGCCGCGATGGCAAGAAGCTTTATGTCACCGTCGGCTCCAACAGCAACGTCGGGGAAAACGGCCTGGAGCAAGAGCAAGGCCGCGCGGCGATCTGGGAAGTCGATCTCGCCAGCAAGCAGCAGCGACTGTTCGCCACCGGCCTGCGCAACCCCAACGGCATGGACTGGGAGCCGCACACCGGGGCGCTGTGGACTGCCGTCAACGAACGCGACGAGATCGGCAGCGACCTGGTCCCCGACTACATCACCTCGGTCAAGGACGGCGCTTTCTATGGCTGGCCCTACAGTTACTACGGCCAGCATGTCGACGTGCGGGTCACCCCGCAGGACCCGGCCAAGGTTGCCAGCGCCATCGCCCCTGACTACGCCGTTGGCCCGCACACCGCCTCACTGGGCCTGGCCTTCGCCCGGCCCGGCATGCTGCCGGCGCCGTTCGACAAGGGCGTGTTCATCGGCCAGCATGGCTCGTGGAACCGCAAACCGCTGAGCGGCTACAAAGTGTTGTTCGTGCCGTTCGGCAACGACGGCAAACCCCAGGGCGAGCCACGAGACCTGCTCAGCGGCTTCGTCAATGACCAGGGCAAGGCCATGGGCCGGCCGGTAGGCGTAGCCAATGACAAGCATGGCGGGGTTCTGGTGGCCGATGATGTGGGCAACGTGATCTGGCGGGTGACGGCGGCGAAGCCGTGA